Proteins from a single region of Hydra vulgaris chromosome 12, alternate assembly HydraT2T_AEP:
- the LOC136088211 gene encoding uncharacterized protein LOC136088211 produces the protein MDQERIYQREVSMIRINIKNIERNTINGDKSSIILALDKITNLLGRFEMAKDELTRKMLDDGESIDSVEEWLSKPVMEVEAAIEIKNKMVDKLDSINKNECVRKFEYEKQIVEQQLTIQKEAEQASLRKLQSEEEWYLKKLKMKETLRKSLGNENEATKQSVKLQKYTITKFNGDYKDWLRFWNQFTVEVDNSNISNISKFNYLLELVEGKPREDIFGLPHSLEGYDEAKRILQETYGKDIWVHKALIKDLEGLTAIHSSYKIKEVHDFYNKLARTVRTLKTMQKLQTAQSFVYSLMDKLGPVREILTQNDDGWGEWGLEQLVEKLQKYIERNPLNSTFNSSDEQTKGDKKNTNVQSRPYEHRSTTFKQYNGSLYDKETRATSGKHGCVYCGLQNHKSEDCTKVLTVARRREILTNKRLCYNCIGYGHSAVNCKSRGCRKCNKKHHTSICQDRNATMDGNIENKKENMGTVLNASTTIHPTVIAKVNGEKVRIMLDTGAGSSYICTNLITKLKLKPTRKEYKSIEQLYGTVDKRVEIYKVTLESTTIPEFSIKVECANAEKETLTFLPNPMIKDVKKHFAKLRRLKFSDDEGSDELQPVHIILGAADYQRIKTTEPVVLGKNPDKDPGAELTMLGGLFLGDEHNLVQVLREVSY, from the coding sequence GGACCAAGAGCGAATTTACCAAAGAGAAGTCAGCATGATaagaataaacattaaaaacatagaACGCAACACGATTAATGGCGACAAATCAAGCATAATCTTGGCGCTGgacaaaataacaaatttattggGAAGATTTGAAATGGCAAAGGATGAGCTGACCAGGAAAATGCTTGACGACGGCGAAAGCATCGATTCAGTTGAAGAATGGCTTTCGAAACCAGTAATGGAAGTAGAAGCAGCAattgaaatcaaaaacaaaatggtGGACAAGTTGGATTCGATAAATAAAAACGAATGCGTCAGAAAATTTGAGTATGAAAAACAAATAGTGGAACAGCAGTTAACGATTCAAAAAGAAGCAGAACAAGCCTCATTGAGAAAACTTCAAAGCGAAGAAGAATGGtatttaaagaaactaaaaatgaaagaaacatTGCGTAAATCTCTTGGAAACGAAAACGAAGCTACTAAACAATCTGTCAAACTTCAAAAGTAcacaattacaaaatttaatggcGATTATAAAGACTGGTTGCGATTTTGGAATCAATTCACGGTAGAAGTTGACAACTCAAACATATCGAACATCAGCAAATTCAACTACTTGCTGGAACTTGTCGAAGGAAAGCCCAGGGAGGATATATTTGGTTTACCTCATTCGTTGGAAGGATACGATGAAGCTAAACGCATACTACAAGAAACTTACGGAAAAGATATTTGGGTTCACAAAGCATTGATTAAAGATTTGGAAGGATTGACGGCTATACATAGCTCGTACAAAATCAAAGAAGTTCACGACTTTTACAACAAGCTTGCAAGAACTGTACGAACATTGAAAACTATGCAGAAACTACAAACGGCTCAATCATTCGTGTATTCATTGATGGATAAACTTGGACCAGTTCGTGAAATACTTACACAAAACGATGACGGATGGGGAGAATGGGGACTGGAGCAACTTGTCGAAAAGTTGCAAAAGTACATTGAAAGGAATCCGTTGAACTCAACTTTTAACTCAAGCGACGAACAAACAAAGGGCGATAAAAAGAACACGAACGTTCAGTCAAGGCCCTATGAACATCGAAGCACTACGTTTAAACAATACAATGGCAGTCTTTATGACAAAGAAACCAGGGCAACTAGTGGAAAGCATGGATGTGTCTACTGTGGGTTACAAAATCACAAAAGTGAAGATTGTACAAAAGTACTAACTGTTGCAAGACGCAGGGagattttaacaaacaaaagattATGTTATAACTGCATTGGTTACGGACACTCGGCGGTAAATTGTAAATCAAGAGGATGCAGAAAGTGCAACAAAAAACATCACACGTCCATTTGTCAAGATAGGAACGCAACAATGGATGgtaacattgaaaataaaaaagaaaacatgggAACGGTGCTTAATGCAAGCACAACTATTCACCCAACAGTGATCGCAAAAGTAAATGGTGAAAAAGTAAGGATAATGTTGGATACGGGTGCTGGAAGTTCCTATATATGTACGAATTTGATAACAAAACTAAAGTTGAAACCTACACGAAAGGAATATAAAAGTATTGAGCAGCTCTATGGAACTGTGGACAAGCGTGTGGAAATATATAAGGTTACGCTAGAATCAACGACAATACCGGAATTTAGCATCAAAGTCGAATGCGCCAACGCAGAAAAGGAAACACTCACCTTTTTACCGAATCCGATGATCAAGGATGTTAAGAAGCATTTTGCAAAATTGAGGAGGCTGAAATTTAGCGATGATGAAGGGAGTGACGAACTTCAACCTGTTCACATTATACTCGGTGCGGCTGATTATCAGCGAATAAAAACCACGGAACCGGTAGTTCTCGGAAAAAATCCGGATAAAGATCCCGGAGCCGAATTAACGATGTTGGGTGGACTCTTTCTGGGAGACGAACACAATTTAGTTCAGGTATTGAGAGAAGTTTCTTATTGA
- the LOC136088210 gene encoding uncharacterized protein LOC136088210, with amino-acid sequence MCSLEVLGLSDTNSESMFHQDFSEKLHQTEEGFYETRMPWKKGVVKLPNNRNLALKRLGSVTTRLKKLKKLEQYNEIMMEQINEGILEMAPEKPTGEIIHYVPHQAVVKENAESTKMRIVYDCSARKDAQSPSLNDCLEVGPSLQPLIFDILVRNRMNKLCVLADVKKAFLQIRIHEMDRDAQRLIWYKDLKNMELTDLRFTRVIFGSSSSPYILGATIKKHISKYKDIYPKTVLALEEDTYVDDIQAGGETEDELIRFKNESTQILMKAGFQLHKWHSNVSKLESNAEGKSTKILGIPWNKETDQLSIDFTACINSGDKEVITKRKMLSAINCVFDVLGFSAPILITGKILYSRLCLLKLGWDQQIPYELSEEWKTWIKAIRIKRTISIPRSVLSERSIEMELHGFSDASKSAVCACIYIAVSHRYSKTSNLLVAKARIAPRDLSIPRLELVAAHTLSKLMNHVRKTLNKYNIIEVYHWVDSTAVLYWLKERGSWSQFVRNRVQQILLNGEVKWLYVPTKENPSDLGSRGVSPEKLTSLWFNGPIWLKHKENWPIQPEIFETPNALCETIHLRENVSMATEEIKGLHIFKEILSKHKYWKIIRISSFIKRFIYNCRNEEKITGPLNAEKMIEAELVNLKLLQEAVAIKSNVELKQDEKQLWRCHGKVSGYNPIFVPKGFQLTLKIIEYHHAKTLHGGVGDTMSSIRERFWIPNLRVAVKKVIRECNLCKRYRVKPLLPPTRAMLPRFRTENIEPFTVTGVDFAGPLKYKAQGKLVEKCYVALFTCACTRAVYLRLCHDLTAGEFQRILKEFVVRKGPPQMMISDNAKTFVATGKWLLTLKKDENLANYLATTAIKWRFNLSRAPWWGGLFERLIGIMKKSLSKTIGKGILNFFELEEVLLDVECVMNNRPLCFQGDQFDKQVLTPNVLMRGRPAVLLEEDIDLITRDDCALRRIKFVKSCKNHLRKRWMNEYVHAMEERQQAREKRGNVKLPEVGSMVLIKDDVKDKALLNIGRIENNIKGKDGVIRGFKIRLGNGYVIERPIQLVCDLEMGCGAESGIESEENLETKAEEDTLKREPRQAKLNARQIISSIMEDEMAD; translated from the coding sequence ATGTGTAGTTTAGAAGTACTTGGATTATCGGACACAAATAGTGAGTCAATGTTCCACCAAGACTTCAGCGAAAAACTGCATCAAACCGAAGAAGGTTTCTATGAAACCAGAATGCCGTGGAAAAAGGGTGTTGTTAAACTACCAAATAACAGAAACCTGGCTCTTAAAAGATTGGGAAGTGTGACGACTcgattgaaaaaacttaaaaaactagaACAGTATAATGAAATAATGATGGAACAGATCAATGAGGGAATATTGGAAATGGCACCAGAAAAACCTACGGGAGAAATTATTCACTACGTTCCTCATCAAGCAGTAGTCAAGGAAAATGCCGAGTCAACAAAAATGAGAATTGTTTATGATTGTTCAGCTAGAAAAGACGCTCAGTCACCTTCATTAAACGACTGTCTAGAAGTGGGACCATCGCTGCAACCATTAATTTTTGACATACTCGTACGAAATCGAATGAATAAACTCTGCGTTTTAGCTGACGTGAAGAAGGCGTTTCTACAAATTCGAATACACGAAATGGATAGAGACGCACAACGCTTAATTTGGTATAAGGACTTGAAGAATATGGAATTAACGGATTTACGATTTACAAGGGTGATTTTTGGTTCAAGTTCAAGCCCTTACATTCTTGGTGCTACCATTAAAAAGCATATATCAAAATACAAGGACATTTATCCTAAAACGGTGCTTGCTTTGGAAGAAGATACTTATGTCGATGATATACAAGCAGGTGGAGAAACGGAAGATGAACTTATCaggtttaaaaatgaatcaacgCAAATCTTAATGAAAGCTGGGTTCCAGCTGCACAAATGGCATAGCAACGTGAGCAAATTGGAAAGCAACGCTGAGggcaaatcaacaaaaatactTGGGATTCCTTGGAACAAAGAAACGGATCAACTATCGATTGACTTTACTGCTTGCATCAATAGTGGAGATAAAGAAGTGATAACAAAAAGGAAAATGCTATCCGCCATTAACTGTGTTTTTGACGTATTGGGATTTAGTGCACCTATTTTAATCACTGGAAAAATATTATACAGTCGGCTATGCTTGTTAAAACTCGGATGGGATCAACAAATTCCATATGAACTTTCAGAAGAATGGAAGACCTGGATCAAGGCAATACGAATTAAAAGAACTATTTCAATTCCGCGGAGCGTTCTGTCTGAAAGAAGTATTGAAATGGAGCTCCATGGATTTTCAGATGCAAGTAAATCAGCAGTATGTGCATGCATCTACATTGCAGTGAGCCACCGATATTCGAAAACCAGTAACTTACTTGTAGCGAAAGCACGGATCGCACCAAGGGATCTTAGTATTCCTAGACTGGAGCTGGTAGCAGCACACACCTTGAGCAAGTTAATGAATCACGTTAGGAAGACATTGAACAAGTATAATATTATTGAAGTATATCATTGGGTTGACAGTACTGCAGTACTTTATTGGTTAAAAGAAAGGGGCAGTTGGTCACAATTTGTCAGGAACCGAGTTCAACAGATATTATTAAATGGAGAAGTAAAATGGCTTTATGTCCCAACAAAAGAAAACCCAAGTGATCTTGGATCAAGAGGAGTAAGTCCTGAGAAACTAACAAGTTTGTGGTTCAATGGACCTATATGGTTAAAACACAAAGAAAATTGGCCAATTCAACCAGAAATATTTGAAACGCCGAACGCATTATGTGAAACTATTCATTTAAGAGAGAACGTCAGTATGGCAACAGAAGAAATAAAGGGACTTCATATATTTAAGGAAATATTGAGTAAACACAAGTATTGGAAAATCATAAGAATATCATCTTTcataaaaaggtttatttacaattgtcggaatgaagaaaaaataacagGACCACTGAATGCTGAAAAGATGATAGAAGCGGAGTTAGTGAATCTTAAGTTACTACAAGAAGCTGTTGCGATAAAGTCCAATGTGGAACTTAAACAGGATGAAAAACAGCTTTGGAGGTGTCATGGAAAAGTCTCTGGGTATAATCCAATATTTGTACCAAAAGGTTTTCAACTAActctaaaaattattgagtaTCATCACGCGAAAACGTTACACGGGGGAGTAGGAGATACAATGAGTAGCATTAGAGAAAGATTTTGGATACCAAATTTGAGAGTTGCTGTAAAGAAGGTCATTCGTGAATGCAATCTATGTAAGAGATATAGAGTGAAACCGCTGTTACCGCCAACAAGAGCAATGTTACCACGTTTTAGAACTGAAAATATCGAACCGTTTACGGTTACAGGTGTTGATTTTGCCGGTCCGCTAAAGTATAAAGCGCAAGGGAAGTTGgttgaaaaatgttatgttGCACTGTTTACATGCGCATGTACAAGAGCTGTCTACCTTAGACTTTGTCATGACCTAACGGCAGGAGAATTTCAGAGAATTTTAAAGGAGTTTGTTGTAAGAAAAGGACCACCACAAATGATGATTAGTGATAACGCAAAAACGTTTGTGGCAACAGGGAAGTGGTTACTAACACTTAAGAAGGATGAAAATCTCGCAAACTATCTTGCTACCACAGCCATAAAATGGAGGTTTAATTTATCAAGAGCGCCATGGTGGGGAGGTTTGTTTGAAAGATTAATAGGGATAATGAAGAAAAGTTTGTCAAAAACAATTGGGAAAGGCATCCTAAACTTCTTTGAATTGGAAGAAGTATTGCTGGATGTGGAATGCGTTATGAACAATAGACCACTTTGTTTTCAAGGTGACCAATTCGATAAGCAAGTATTAACACCAAATGTATTAATGAGGGGTAGACCGGCAGTTTTGCTTGAAGAAGATATCGATTTAATAACAAGGGATGATTGCGCATTACGGAGAATCAAGTTTGTGAAAAGTTGTAAGAATCACTTAAGGAAAAGATGGATGAACGAGTACGTGCACGCAATGGAAGAACGACAACAGGCAAGGGAAAAGAGAGGTAACGTGAAACTCCCAGAGGTCGGAAGTATGGTACTCATAAAAGACGATGTGAAGGACAAGGCTCTTCTCAACATTGGTCGAATTGAAAACAACATTAAGGGGAAGGATGGAGTTATTCGTGGCTTTAAAATACGTCTTGGAAATGGTTATGTAATTGAACGACCAATTCAGTTGGTGTGCGACTTGGAAATGGGGTGTGGGGCAGAAAGCGGAATCGAATCGGAAGAGAATTTAGAAACCAAGGCCGAAGAGGATACCTTGAAAAGAGAACCAAGACAGGCGAAATTAAATGCACGACAAATAATCAGTTCCATCATGGAAGACGAGATGGCTGATTAA